A genomic stretch from Leptospira neocaledonica includes:
- a CDS encoding toxin-antitoxin system, antitoxin component — MKKHYDFSKGKKGIFFIKDKRDMHLPIYLDEDIEEYFSKIASSKGKDINSIINKVLKKELELQKELSI, encoded by the coding sequence ATGAAAAAACACTATGACTTCTCTAAAGGTAAAAAAGGAATCTTTTTTATAAAAGATAAGAGAGATATGCATCTTCCGATATACCTCGATGAAGATATTGAAGAATATTTTTCCAAAATTGCTTCTTCTAAGGGTAAAGATATAAATTCGATCATTAACAAGGTTCTTAAGAAAGAACTCGAACTTCAAAAAGAACTTTCCATTTAA